A genomic stretch from Sebastes fasciatus isolate fSebFas1 chromosome 23, fSebFas1.pri, whole genome shotgun sequence includes:
- the trmu gene encoding mitochondrial tRNA-specific 2-thiouridylase 1 has protein sequence MGFIRHVVCAMSGGVDSSVAALLLKRRGYSVTGVFMKNWDPLDERGVCTAETDCEDAYRVCQTLDIPFHQVSYVKEYWHEVFSKLLKDYEKGRTPNPDILCNKHIKFNHFHKYAINTLGADAMATGHYARTSQEDEEVFQQTHVAPSSSLFRDRFEIRNPVRLYQGADLFKDQTFFLSQISQDALRQTMFPLAGLTKDFVKKIAAEAGFHHVLKKKESMGICFIGERNFENFILEYLEPKPGNLVSIEDGAVKGTHKGWFTLTLGQRARIGGQKHPWFVVDKDTATGDVFVAPTTNHSALFRDTMRTDRFHWLTVDPPPELVKTHMMECHFRFNHQMPLIPCTVTLNMNGSVWISLSQPVRALTPGQFAVLYKGDECLGSGKIMQLGPSEYTLQQGRERWEAATQQKEDQKSPEPAS, from the exons ATGGGTTTTATTAGACACGTGGTGTGCGCCATGTCCGGAGGTGTTGACAGCTCTGTGGCTGCGTTGTTACTGAAGAGAAGAG GCTACAGTGTGACAGGAGTGTTTATGAAGAACTGGGACCCTCTGGATGAGAGAGGAGTGTGCACTGCAGAGACAGACTGTGAGGACGCCTACAGAGTGTGTCAGACTCTGGACATCCCCTTCCACCAGGTGTCTTATGTCAAAGAGTACTGGCATGAGGTCTTCAG TAAACTATTGAAGGATTATGAGAAGGGGAGGACACCCAACCCAGATATACTATGCAACAAGCACATCAAATTCAACCATTTCCACAAGTACGCCATCAACACTCTGG GTGCTGATGCCATGGCAACAGGCCATTACGCCAGGACGTCGCAGGAAGACGAAGAGGTGTTCCAACAGACGCACGTGGCGCCGTCGTCCTCTCTCTTCAGAGATCGATTTGAGATTAGAAATC CGGTGAGGTTGTACCAAGGAGCAGATCTCTTCAAAGACCAAACCTTCTTCCTCAGTCAGATCTCCCAGGATGCCTTGAGACAAACCATGTTCCCACTGGCCGGCCTCACCAAAGACTTTGTGAAAAAGATTGCTGCTGAGGCCGGGTTTCATCATGTGTTAAAGAAGAAAgag agtATGGGCATCTGCTTCATTGGAGAGAGAAACTTTGAAAACTTTATTTTGGAG TATCTGGAGCCTAAACCAGGGAACCTTGTCTCCATTGAGGACGGGGCTGTCAAAGGAACACATAAAG GCTGGTTCACTTTGACTCTGGGTCAGAGGGCGAGAATTGGAGGGCAGAAACACCCCTGGTTTGTGGTGGATAAAGACACCGCTACTGGAGATGTGTTTGTG GCTCCGACTACCAATCACTCGGCTCTTTTCCGGGACACAATGCGGACGGACCGCTTCCACTGGTTAACAGTCGACCCGCCTCCTGAACTAGTCAAGACCCACATGATGGAGTGTCATTTCCGCTTCAACCACCAGATGCCGCTCA TTCCCTGTACGGTGACACTGAACATGAACGGCTCTGTGTGGATCTCACTCTCCCAGCCAGTCAGAGCTCTGACGCCTGGACAG TTTGCTGTGCTGTACAAAGGAGATGAGTGTCTGGGCAGTGGGAAGATCATGCAACTGGGGCCCAGCGAATACACACTCCAGCAGGGCAGAGAACGGTGGGAAGCAGCCACGCAGCAGAAGGAGGACCAGAAGAGCCCTGAACCAGCCAGCTGA
- the alg10 gene encoding dol-P-Glc:Glc(2)Man(9)GlcNAc(2)-PP-Dol alpha-1,2-glucosyltransferase has translation MERFEGYMFTALCSTNFLISCLLFSRVTREQREPYMDEMFHVPQAQKYCHGKFNEWDPMITTLPGLYLVSVGVIKPVVWLADLTGQVVCSTAMLRFINLLFNCGNLYLLYLLICKLHLREKTRTTSRRVLSALSLSTFPVLYFFNFLYYTDAGSTFFTLFTYLMTLYGCHKASALLGVCSVLFRQTNIIWVAFCAGTLVAAKMDEVWRTEHTKKRDDKSPPSQVPLSLSGAKKVLLFTLEFLTSPSHMKAVLLVAWPYAVVGVGFLLFVLLNDGIVVGDRTNHEACLNFPQLFYFFSFALFFSLPVSLCYYRALRFLQSLKKQPLFYLSVTCVALLLVWKFTAVHKYLLADNRHFPFYVWKRLFQRHELVRFLLVPVYVFAGWNFLDSFKSRSLFWSLAFLACLLAATVPQKLLEFRYFIVPYLMYRLHMPLPSLPRLIAEFVLYTVVNIATIYIFISKTFHWPDSAATQRFMW, from the exons ATGGAGAGGTTTGAAGGCTACATGTTCACTGCGCTCTGCAGCACCAACTTCCTGATCTCCTGCCTGCTGTTCTCCAGAGTCACCCGGGAGCAGAGGGAGCCCTACATGGACGAGATGTTCCACGTCCCGCAGGCTCAGAAGTACTGCCACGGCAAGTTCAACGAG TGGGACCCGATGATCACCACTCTCCCAGGCCTTTATCTCGTCTCTGTGGGCGTCATCAAGCCCGTGGTGTGGCTCGCTGATCTGACGGGCCAGGTGGTGTGTTCCACGGCGATGCTTCGCTTCATCAACCTGCTGTTTAACTGCGGTAACCTCTACCTGCTCTACCTGCTCATCTGCAAGCTGCACCTCAGGGAGAAG ACGCGAACGACCTCACGGCGTGTCCTCTCAGCGCTGTCTCTATCCACCTTCCCCGTGCTCTACTTCTTCAACTTCCTCTACTACACCGACGCCGGATCTACTTTCTTCACCCTCTTCACCTACCTCATGACGCTCTACGGCTGCCACAAGGCCTCGGCGCTCCTCGGCGTCTGCTCCGTGCTCTTTCGTCAGACCAACATCATCTGGGTTGCCTTCTGCGCGGGCACTTTGGTGGCCGCCAAGATGGACGAGGTCTGGAGGACGGAGCACACGAAGAAGAGGGATGATAAGTCCCCGCCGTCCCAGGTACCGCTGTCGCTCAGCGGCGCTAAGAAAGTGCTGCTTTTCACGCTGGAGTTCCTCACCTCACCCAGTCACATGAAGGCGGTGCTGCTGGTGGCCTGGCCTTACGCGGTGGTCGGCGTGGGCTTCCTGTTGTTCGTGTTGCTGAATGACGGGATCGTGGTGGGCGACAGGACGAACCACGAAGCCTGCCTCAACTTCCCCCAGctcttctacttcttctccttcgccctcttcttctccctcccCGTCTCGCTGTGCTACTACCGCGCTCTCCGCTTCCTCCAGTCTCTGAAAAAGCAGCCTCTGTTTTACCTCTCCGTCACGTGCGTCGCCTTGCTCCTGGTGTGGAAGTTCACCGCCGTCCACAAGTACCTCCTGGCGGATAACCGCCACTTCCCCTTCTACGTGTGGAAAAGGCTGTTCCAGAGGCACGAGCTGGTGCGCTTCCTCCTCGTCCCCGTTTACGTGTTCGCAGGGTGGAATTTTCTGGACTCCTTCAAGTCGCGCTCGCTCTTCTGGAGTTTGGCGTTCCTGGCGTGCCTCCTGGCTGCGACGGTGCCCCAGAAGCTGCTGGAGTTCAGGTACTTCATCGTTCCCTACCTGATGTACCGCCTGCACAtgcctctcccctctctgcccAGACTCATCGCGGAGTTCGTCCTGTACACGGTGGTCAACATCGCCACAATTTACATCTTCATCAGTAAGACCTTCCACTGGCCGGACAGCGCGGCCACACAGAGGTTCATGTGGTGA
- the tprkb gene encoding EKC/KEOPS complex subunit TPRKB: MHLTHELELFPDHKVTQMLFKEVKNASELRQCAVEGKINGALINPTMLVSPFHVLVAANKAVSLQKSGKMKTRSLYSEIIFNLSPTNNISEAFKRFGSSDGDESVLVVLVHNKDESQVLSDITARVSGRQVPAEDISSLTDHAKIKKLYKITPQEEKCGTLLDAVVCRMATKDVM, encoded by the exons ATGCATTTAACACATGAACTGGAGCTTTTTCCTGACCACAAAGTGACTCAAATGCTCTTTAAGGAGGTGAAGAATGCGTCAGAGTTGAGACAGTGTGCTGTGGAGGGTAAAATAAACGGAGCCCTGATCAACCCGACCATG CTGGTGAGTCCTTTCCATGTGCTGGTAGCTGCTAACAAGGCTGTCAGTTTACAGAAAAGTGGCAAAATGAAGACAAGAAGTTTATACTCAGAAATAATCTTCAACCTGTCACCTACTAATAAT ATTTCTGAGGCGTTCAAAAGGTTTGGGAGCTCTGACGGCGACGAGTCTGTCCTGGTGGTCTTGGTTCATAACAAAGATGAGTCCCAGGTTCTGTCAGATATCACAGCCAGGGTGAGCGGACGGCAGGTTCCAGCGGAAGACATTTCCTCCCTGACAGACCATGCAAAAATCAAAAAG CTGTATAAAATCACCCCTCAGGAGGAGAAGTGTGGGACTCTGCTGGACGCAGTTGTATGCAGGATGGCCACCAAGGACGTCATGTAG
- the LOC141762143 gene encoding L-threonine ammonia-lyase-like, with protein MGEVSADAVTLDLLREARETVRGSPLGVINTPMIPWCQTTLPLDVGCNIHIKLENMQRTGSFKIRGVANQFARRPKGGHFVTMSAGNYGKSFAYASKHYGSKGKVVMPETAPVSRSILIQSFGVEVERVPTSCLMNVVNRCVQEDNMTFLHSYDDLDLIAGHASLGMEVLEVMPEPDVVVVCCGGGGLLAGVAAAIKLSGCDKTRIYGVEPEGACTMYRSFIEKKPVGMDTKSIASGLAPPFAGTLPFELCQRYVEGIVLINDEEIKAAVSALYRSGLVVEASGSAAFAAVVNDKIPDLEGKNVVCILSGGNIGKDELANFPDD; from the exons ATGGGTGAAGTGTCTGCAGACGCCGTCACCCTGGATCTGCTGAGAGAAGCCAGAGAGACGGTGAGAGGCAGCCCGCTTGGCGTCATCAACACTCCCATGATCCCCTGGTGCCAGACGACCCTGCCTCTCGACGTCGGCTGCAACATCCACATTAAACTGGAGAACATGCAGAGAACTG gGTCGTTCAAGATCAGAGGGGTGGCCAATCAGTTTGCCAGGAGACCGAAGGGGGGTCATTTTGTCACCATGTCTGCAGGGAACTATGGGAAGTCTTTTGCGTATGCCTCAAAACACTACGGGTCAAAGGGCAAGGTGGTGATGCCGGAAACAGCCCCCGTGTCCAGATCCATCCTCATACAG AGTtttggggtggaggtggagcgagtTCCCACCTCCTGTCTGATGAATGTGGTGAACCGCTGTGTTCAGGAGGACAACATGACCTTCCTGCACTCCTATGACGACCTGGATCTAATAGCAGGACATGCGAG TCTAGGTATGGAGGTGCTGGAGGTGATGCCAGAGCCtgatgtggtggtggtgtgctGCGGTGGAGGCGGGCTGCTGGCCGGTGTAGCCGCTGCCATCAAACTGTCAGGCTGTGACAAGACCAGAATCTACGGTGTGGAACCAGAGGGAG CCTGCACCATGTacaggagtttcattgagaagaaGCCAGTGGGCATGGACACCAAGAGCATCGCCTCAGGACTTGCACCGCCTTTTGCAG GCACTCTGCCCTTTGAATTGTGTCAGCGTTACGTGGAGGGGATCGTCCTGATAAACGACGAGGAGATCAAGGCGGCCGTGTCCGCCCTCTACAGATCCGGGCTCGTGGTGGAAGCTTCGGGCTCCGCCGCGTTCGCCGCCGTCGTTAACGACAAGATCCCCGACCTGGAAGGGAAGAACGTGGTGTGCATCCTCAGCGGAGGGAACATCGGGAAAGACGAGCTCGCCAACTTCCCTGACGACTGA